In one Streptomyces sp. NBC_01288 genomic region, the following are encoded:
- the greA gene encoding transcription elongation factor GreA, with translation MTQTSEDVTWLTQEAYTKLKDELEYLSGPARAEITVKIAAAREEGDLRENGGYHAAKEEQGKQELRIRQLTQLLEKAKVGEAPASSDGAVAPGMVVTIAFDGDESDTTTFLLASREYASADIETYSPQSPLGSGVLGHKVGEVAQYELPNGKKASVTILKAVPYNG, from the coding sequence GTGACCCAGACCAGCGAAGACGTCACCTGGCTCACGCAGGAGGCGTACACCAAGCTCAAGGACGAGCTGGAGTACCTGTCTGGTCCCGCGCGCGCCGAGATCACCGTGAAGATCGCGGCCGCTCGCGAGGAGGGCGACCTGCGCGAGAACGGCGGGTACCACGCGGCCAAGGAGGAGCAGGGCAAGCAGGAGCTCCGTATCCGCCAGCTGACCCAGCTTCTGGAGAAGGCCAAGGTCGGCGAGGCTCCGGCGTCGTCGGACGGCGCGGTCGCGCCCGGCATGGTCGTCACGATCGCCTTCGACGGCGACGAGAGCGACACGACGACCTTCCTGCTCGCCTCGCGCGAGTACGCGAGCGCCGACATCGAGACCTACTCGCCGCAGTCCCCGCTGGGCTCCGGCGTGCTCGGCCACAAGGTCGGCGAGGTGGCGCAGTACGAGCTGCCCAACGGCAAGAAGGCCTCGGTGACGATCCTCAAGGCCGTGCCGTACAACGGCTGA
- a CDS encoding ABC transporter permease, translated as MSAVTDAAPVAAPSSALGQSVHDSLVVAKRNLIRMSRIPEMVIFGLIQPIMFVVLFTYVFGGSMQIGGSTSATDYKNFLMAGIFAQTVTFATASSGAGIADDMHKGLIDRFRSLPMARGAVLTGRTLADLVQTALTLLVLAIVALLVGWRVGSDGGTNAGKVLGAFGLLLLLGYAFTWIGALIGLSVRTPEAATSGGLIWLFPVTFISNAFVDTSNMTPWLRHIAEWNPFSATVQACRVLFANPGQSPSDAWPMVHPVWASLIYSLLIILVFRTLAVRKYRSATA; from the coding sequence GTGAGTGCCGTCACCGATGCCGCGCCGGTCGCGGCGCCGAGCAGCGCGCTGGGCCAGTCCGTGCACGACTCACTGGTCGTCGCCAAGCGCAACCTGATCCGCATGAGCCGGATTCCCGAGATGGTCATCTTCGGACTGATCCAACCCATCATGTTCGTGGTGCTGTTCACCTACGTCTTCGGCGGTTCCATGCAGATCGGCGGCAGCACCAGCGCCACCGACTACAAGAACTTCCTGATGGCCGGCATCTTCGCGCAGACCGTCACCTTCGCCACCGCCAGTTCCGGGGCGGGCATCGCCGACGACATGCACAAGGGCCTCATCGACCGGTTCCGTTCGCTGCCCATGGCGCGCGGCGCGGTGCTGACCGGGCGGACGCTCGCGGACCTCGTGCAGACCGCGCTGACCCTGCTGGTCCTCGCGATAGTCGCCCTGCTGGTCGGCTGGCGGGTCGGGTCGGACGGGGGCACCAACGCCGGCAAGGTGCTCGGCGCCTTCGGGCTGCTGCTTCTGCTCGGGTACGCGTTCACCTGGATCGGCGCCCTGATCGGGCTCAGCGTCCGTACGCCCGAGGCGGCCACCTCCGGCGGACTGATCTGGCTCTTCCCGGTCACGTTCATCTCGAACGCGTTCGTGGACACCAGCAACATGACGCCCTGGCTGCGCCACATCGCCGAGTGGAACCCCTTCAGCGCCACCGTGCAGGCCTGCCGGGTGCTCTTCGCCAACCCGGGACAGTCGCCCTCGGACGCCTGGCCCATGGTGCACCCGGTGTGGGCCTCACTGATCTACTCGCTGCTGATCATCCTCGTATTCCGGACGCTGGCGGTACGGAAGTACCGCTCGGCGACGGCCTGA
- a CDS encoding ATP-binding cassette domain-containing protein: MPGAIYAEGLVKTFGDVKALDGVDLDVPEGTVLGLLGPNGAGKTTAVRCLTTLLRPDSGKLVVAGLDVLKQPNEVRRSIGLSGQFAAVDEYLTGRENLQMVGQLYQMKAKAAKARADQLLDQFNLADAADRTAKTYSGGMRRRLDLAAALVVSPPVMFMDEPTTGLDPRNRQMLWEVIKQLVSGGTTLLLTTQYLEEADHLAHDIAVVDHGRVIARGTSDQLKARTGGERVEVVVHERDHIAIASEVLLGFGKGDTTVEEHTRKLTVPVTGGAKLLAEVIRELDSRGIEIDDIGLRRPTLDDVFLSLTGHVAEEKAEENGTDENQTPKDRKQKKEAAK; this comes from the coding sequence ATGCCAGGCGCCATCTATGCCGAAGGCCTGGTGAAAACCTTCGGCGATGTGAAAGCTCTGGACGGCGTCGACCTCGATGTCCCCGAGGGCACCGTGCTGGGCCTGCTCGGGCCCAACGGCGCGGGCAAGACGACCGCCGTCCGCTGCCTGACCACCCTGCTGCGCCCCGACAGCGGCAAACTGGTCGTCGCCGGCCTCGACGTGCTGAAGCAGCCCAACGAGGTGCGGCGCTCCATCGGCCTCTCCGGCCAGTTCGCCGCGGTCGACGAGTACCTGACCGGCCGGGAGAACCTTCAAATGGTCGGCCAGCTCTACCAGATGAAGGCCAAGGCCGCGAAGGCCCGGGCCGACCAGCTGCTCGACCAGTTCAACCTCGCGGACGCGGCCGACCGCACGGCCAAGACCTACTCCGGAGGCATGCGCCGCCGACTCGACCTGGCGGCGGCGCTCGTCGTCTCCCCGCCCGTGATGTTCATGGACGAGCCGACCACCGGCCTCGACCCGCGCAACCGTCAGATGCTGTGGGAGGTCATCAAACAGCTCGTCTCCGGCGGTACGACACTCCTGCTGACCACCCAGTACCTGGAGGAGGCCGACCACCTCGCGCACGACATCGCGGTGGTCGACCACGGCCGCGTCATCGCCCGCGGCACCTCAGACCAGCTCAAGGCCCGCACCGGCGGCGAGCGCGTCGAGGTCGTCGTGCACGAGCGCGACCACATCGCGATCGCCTCCGAGGTCCTTCTCGGCTTCGGCAAGGGCGACACCACGGTCGAGGAGCACACCCGCAAGCTCACCGTCCCCGTCACCGGCGGCGCGAAGCTCCTGGCCGAGGTGATCCGCGAGCTCGACTCCCGCGGCATCGAGATCGACGACATCGGCCTCCGCCGCCCCACCCTCGACGATGTGTTCCTGTCCCTGACAGGCCACGTGGCAGAGGAGAAGGCCGAGGAGAACGGCACGGACGAGAACCAGACCCCCAAGGACCGCAAGCAGAAGAAGGAGGCCGCGAAGTGA
- the ilvA gene encoding threonine ammonia-lyase yields MSYSTADSLRPVTLDDVRGAQKMLTGVARVTAMEGSRHLTQLVGSPVHFKCENLQRTGSFKLRGAYVRIAGLLPEERAAGVVAASAGNHAQGVALASALLGVRSTVFMPKGAPLPKISATKEYGAEVRLHGHVVDETLAAAQEYAHETGAVFIHPFDHPDIIAGQGTVGLEILDQCPEVRTIVVGIGGGGLAAGVAVAVKALRPDVRIVGVQAAGAAAFPPSLAAGRPVAIKNPATMADGIKVGCPGEVPFGIVADLVDEVRTVSEDELSAALLLCLERAKLVVEPAGASPVAALLSDPQGFEGPVVALLSGGNVDPLLLNRILRHGMSAQGRYLAVTLRLTDRPGALATLLGVLSVVDANVLDVSHVRTDPRLGLTEAEVELHLETKGPVHCAEVGHALRDAGYTVID; encoded by the coding sequence ATGAGCTACAGCACGGCTGACTCCTTGCGACCCGTCACCCTCGACGATGTGCGCGGCGCCCAGAAGATGCTCACGGGCGTGGCGCGGGTGACCGCGATGGAAGGCAGCAGGCACCTTACCCAGCTCGTCGGCTCGCCGGTGCACTTCAAGTGCGAGAACCTCCAGCGGACCGGCTCCTTCAAACTCCGCGGCGCCTACGTCCGTATCGCCGGACTGCTCCCCGAGGAGCGCGCCGCCGGTGTCGTCGCCGCGAGCGCCGGCAACCACGCCCAGGGCGTCGCCCTCGCCTCCGCACTCCTGGGCGTGCGCTCCACGGTGTTCATGCCCAAGGGAGCGCCCCTGCCGAAGATCAGCGCCACCAAGGAGTACGGCGCCGAGGTGCGCCTGCACGGCCATGTGGTCGACGAGACACTGGCCGCCGCGCAGGAGTACGCCCATGAGACGGGCGCGGTGTTCATCCACCCCTTCGACCACCCCGACATCATCGCGGGCCAGGGCACGGTCGGCCTGGAGATCCTCGATCAGTGCCCCGAGGTGCGCACGATCGTCGTCGGCATCGGCGGCGGGGGACTCGCGGCCGGTGTCGCGGTCGCCGTGAAGGCGCTGCGGCCCGACGTGCGGATCGTGGGCGTCCAGGCGGCGGGCGCGGCCGCGTTCCCGCCCTCGCTGGCGGCCGGGCGCCCGGTGGCGATCAAGAACCCGGCGACGATGGCCGACGGCATCAAGGTCGGCTGCCCCGGCGAGGTGCCGTTCGGGATCGTCGCCGACCTGGTGGACGAGGTCCGCACGGTCAGCGAGGACGAGCTGTCCGCCGCGCTGCTGCTGTGCCTGGAGCGGGCCAAGCTGGTCGTCGAACCGGCCGGCGCCAGCCCGGTCGCGGCGCTGCTGAGCGATCCGCAGGGCTTCGAGGGACCGGTCGTCGCGCTGCTGTCCGGCGGGAACGTCGACCCGCTGCTGCTCAACCGCATCCTGCGGCACGGCATGTCCGCGCAGGGCCGCTACCTGGCCGTGACGCTGCGGCTGACGGACCGGCCGGGGGCCCTCGCGACGCTTCTCGGGGTGTTGTCAGTGGTCGACGCTAACGTCCTCGATGTGAGCCACGTCCGGACCGATCCGCGGCTCGGGCTCACGGAGGCGGAGGTCGAGCTGCATCTGGAGACGAAGGGTCCGGTCCACTGCGCCGAGGTCGGCCACGCCCTGCGCGACGCGGGCTACACGGTCATCGACTGA
- a CDS encoding MarR family winged helix-turn-helix transcriptional regulator, producing the protein MSMDMTTVGEPGLLDTLQHEVAVFARRAEQTRLGGVGQVRNSMDRAAYLLLNRLDKEGPMGVKALAASMGIDSSTVTRQVAPLVDTGLVKRTSHPEDGRAVVLQLSPRGQSRLEEVRSSRRQLMDELTHDWAPEEREVFCALLTRFNSALSARMAVPGTETSSAS; encoded by the coding sequence ATGTCGATGGACATGACGACCGTCGGTGAACCCGGTCTCCTCGACACTCTCCAGCACGAGGTGGCGGTGTTCGCGCGCCGTGCCGAACAGACCCGGCTCGGCGGAGTCGGACAGGTGCGCAACTCCATGGACCGCGCCGCGTATCTGCTGCTCAACCGCCTGGACAAGGAAGGCCCGATGGGCGTCAAGGCGCTCGCCGCGAGCATGGGGATCGACTCCTCGACGGTCACCCGGCAGGTGGCGCCGCTCGTCGACACCGGACTCGTCAAGCGCACCTCGCACCCCGAGGACGGCCGCGCGGTGGTGCTTCAGCTGTCCCCGCGTGGGCAGTCGCGGCTGGAGGAAGTGCGGTCGTCCAGGCGTCAGTTGATGGACGAGCTGACACACGACTGGGCGCCGGAGGAGCGCGAGGTGTTCTGCGCGCTCCTCACACGCTTCAACAGCGCCCTCTCCGCGCGGATGGCGGTTCCGGGCACCGAGACGTCGTCGGCTTCCTGA
- a CDS encoding sigma factor-like helix-turn-helix DNA-binding protein: MRERQASQGARRAREFEAFVAGAAGRLLHAATLLTAEAPDDNPRARRLLTLSLAHTYACWDRLRGEDPYDRARQYLAARFARAAWHQYGGLGRGRPHPDSPLGALVPQERLILVLRLYEGVAEEQAAALLGLPTERVRTICERATATLLHPPRGPAPKVGGAKVVPS; the protein is encoded by the coding sequence GTGCGAGAACGGCAGGCGTCCCAAGGTGCCCGCCGGGCCCGGGAGTTCGAGGCGTTCGTCGCGGGCGCGGCAGGGCGGCTGCTGCATGCCGCCACGCTGCTGACCGCGGAGGCCCCGGACGACAACCCGCGCGCGCGGCGCCTGCTGACGCTGTCCCTGGCACACACGTACGCGTGCTGGGACCGGCTGCGCGGCGAGGACCCGTACGACCGCGCCCGCCAGTATCTGGCCGCCCGTTTCGCCCGTGCCGCCTGGCACCAGTACGGCGGCCTCGGCCGGGGCCGCCCCCACCCCGACAGCCCGCTGGGCGCGCTCGTGCCCCAGGAGCGGCTGATCCTCGTCCTCAGGCTGTACGAGGGGGTCGCGGAGGAGCAGGCCGCCGCGCTGCTCGGCCTCCCCACGGAACGGGTCCGGACGATCTGCGAGCGGGCGACGGCGACGTTGCTGCATCCGCCGCGCGGTCCGGCACCGAAGGTGGGCGGGGCCAAGGTGGTGCCGTCATGA
- a CDS encoding cystathionine gamma-synthase, whose protein sequence is MSDRHISQHFETLAIHAGNTADPLTGAVVPPIYQVSTYKQDGVGGLRGGYEYSRSANPTRTALEENLAALEGGRRGLAFASGLAAEDCLLRTLLSPGDHVVIPNDAYGGTFRLFAKVVSRWGVEWSVADTSDPASVRAAITPKTKVVWVETPSNPLLGITDIAVVAQIARDAGAKLVVDNTFATPYLQQPLALGADVVVHSLTKYMGGHSDVVGGALIAADEALGEELAYHQNAMGAVAGPFDSWLVLRGAKTLSVRMDRHSENATKIADMLTRHARVMRVLYPGLPDHPGHEVAAKQMRAFGGMISFQVEGGEEAAVEVCNRAKVFTLGESLGGVESLIEHPGRMTHASVVGSALEVPGDLVRLSVGIENVQDLLEDLQQALG, encoded by the coding sequence ATGAGCGACAGGCACATCAGTCAGCACTTCGAGACCCTCGCGATCCACGCGGGCAACACCGCCGATCCCCTGACCGGCGCGGTCGTCCCGCCGATCTACCAGGTCTCGACCTACAAGCAGGACGGCGTCGGCGGTCTGCGCGGCGGCTACGAGTACAGCCGTAGCGCCAACCCCACCAGGACCGCCCTGGAAGAGAACCTCGCCGCCCTGGAGGGCGGCCGCCGCGGCCTCGCGTTCGCGTCCGGACTGGCGGCCGAGGACTGCCTGTTGCGTACGCTGCTCAGCCCCGGCGACCACGTAGTCATCCCGAACGACGCGTACGGCGGCACGTTCCGGCTGTTCGCGAAGGTCGTCTCCCGGTGGGGCGTCGAGTGGTCGGTCGCCGACACCAGCGACCCGGCGTCGGTACGGGCGGCCATCACCCCGAAGACCAAGGTGGTCTGGGTGGAGACCCCCTCGAACCCGCTGCTCGGCATCACCGACATCGCGGTCGTCGCGCAGATCGCCCGGGACGCGGGCGCGAAGCTCGTCGTCGACAACACCTTCGCGACGCCGTACCTCCAGCAGCCGCTGGCCCTCGGCGCGGACGTCGTCGTGCACTCCCTGACGAAGTACATGGGCGGTCACTCGGACGTGGTCGGCGGCGCGCTGATCGCGGCCGACGAGGCGCTCGGCGAGGAGCTGGCGTATCACCAGAACGCGATGGGCGCGGTCGCCGGGCCCTTCGACTCCTGGCTGGTGCTGCGCGGCGCCAAGACGCTGTCGGTGCGCATGGACCGGCACAGCGAGAACGCCACCAAGATCGCCGACATGCTCACCCGGCACGCACGCGTGATGCGCGTTCTCTACCCGGGCCTCCCGGATCACCCCGGTCACGAGGTCGCCGCCAAGCAGATGCGGGCCTTCGGCGGCATGATCTCCTTCCAGGTCGAGGGCGGCGAGGAAGCGGCCGTCGAGGTCTGCAACCGCGCCAAGGTGTTCACGCTCGGCGAGTCCCTGGGCGGTGTCGAGTCCCTGATCGAACACCCGGGACGCATGACGCACGCGTCCGTGGTCGGCTCGGCCCTGGAGGTCCCCGGCGACCTCGTGCGCCTCTCCGTGGGCATCGAGAACGTGCAGGACCTCCTGGAGGACCTCCAGCAGGCCCTGGGCTAG
- the msrA gene encoding peptide-methionine (S)-S-oxide reductase MsrA encodes MFLHSRTPQLPTPEQALQGRPEPMFTVPDRHSVLGSPLLVPYPEHLQVADFGMGCFWGAERTFWQLPVGVWTTLVGYQGGYTENPAYEEVCSGLTGHTEVVRVVYDPKLISYERLLKTFWESHNPTQGFRQGGDVGTQYRSAIYTHTPEQAAAAEASRVAYQQVLTRSRYGTISTEILPAQGRVFYPAEGYHQQYLDKNPAGYCGIGGTGVSCPIGVAPSDG; translated from the coding sequence ATGTTCCTGCACAGCCGTACGCCCCAACTGCCAACCCCCGAACAGGCTTTGCAGGGCCGGCCGGAGCCGATGTTCACGGTCCCCGATCGGCACAGCGTTCTCGGCAGCCCCCTGCTCGTTCCGTACCCCGAGCACTTGCAGGTCGCCGACTTCGGAATGGGCTGCTTCTGGGGTGCGGAGCGCACGTTCTGGCAGCTTCCGGTCGGCGTGTGGACCACGTTGGTCGGTTACCAGGGTGGTTACACGGAGAACCCCGCGTACGAGGAGGTCTGTTCGGGCCTGACCGGGCACACGGAGGTGGTCCGTGTGGTCTACGACCCGAAGCTGATCTCGTACGAGAGGCTGCTGAAGACGTTCTGGGAGTCGCACAACCCGACCCAGGGCTTCCGCCAGGGCGGCGATGTGGGTACGCAGTACCGCTCGGCGATCTACACCCACACTCCCGAGCAGGCGGCTGCGGCGGAAGCGTCGCGGGTGGCCTACCAGCAGGTCCTCACGAGGTCGCGCTACGGCACGATCAGCACGGAGATACTCCCGGCGCAGGGGCGGGTGTTCTATCCGGCCGAGGGGTACCACCAGCAGTACCTCGACAAGAATCCGGCGGGCTACTGCGGGATCGGCGGGACCGGAGTGTCCTGCCCGATCGGCGTGGCGCCGTCCGATGGCTGA
- a CDS encoding DUF4304 domain-containing protein, whose product MADGSAPTAQQAFASLMRARIAPGLRALGFKGSGQTYELPHLETWALIGFQKAAHNTAGQVEFTLNVTVADKLGWAQARRREPHLPARPSPNTVYGPAAWHSRIGGLLPANRDTWWTISATTDPEPVARGVISAVTEYALPAIRERRRS is encoded by the coding sequence ATGGCTGACGGCTCCGCGCCCACCGCGCAGCAGGCGTTCGCTTCACTGATGCGCGCACGGATCGCTCCCGGGCTGCGCGCGCTCGGCTTCAAGGGTTCGGGGCAGACGTACGAACTGCCCCACCTCGAAACCTGGGCGCTCATCGGCTTCCAGAAGGCCGCGCACAACACGGCGGGGCAGGTCGAGTTCACCCTCAACGTCACCGTGGCCGACAAACTGGGCTGGGCCCAGGCCCGCAGACGCGAGCCACACCTGCCCGCCCGCCCCAGCCCCAACACCGTCTACGGCCCCGCCGCCTGGCACAGCCGCATAGGCGGGCTCCTCCCCGCGAACCGCGACACCTGGTGGACCATCTCCGCCACGACCGACCCGGAGCCGGTCGCCCGCGGGGTCATCAGCGCGGTGACGGAGTACGCGTTGCCTGCGATTCGGGAGCGGCGGCGTTCGTGA
- a CDS encoding DUF4291 domain-containing protein, with product MEEPQRGIRAVHSESTITVYQAYPPEIGLPAAREGRFPAAWKRDRMTWIKPSFLWMMYRCGWGTKAGQETVLAVEISRDGFEWALRHACLSSYVSGTHPDRAAWQRQLRRAAARVQWDPERDLRLRPLPYRALQLGLSGEAVRRYADEWTVAIRDVTPLAHEIRALVSGGDLDSAARLLPRERPYPLGVGLDGALAHLRG from the coding sequence ATGGAAGAACCGCAGCGCGGAATCCGTGCGGTCCACTCGGAGTCCACGATCACCGTCTACCAGGCGTATCCCCCGGAGATCGGCCTGCCCGCCGCCCGCGAGGGGCGTTTCCCTGCCGCGTGGAAGCGCGACCGGATGACGTGGATCAAGCCGTCGTTCCTGTGGATGATGTACCGCTGCGGCTGGGGTACGAAGGCAGGCCAGGAGACCGTCCTGGCTGTCGAGATCAGCCGTGACGGCTTCGAGTGGGCGCTGCGGCACGCGTGTCTGTCGAGTTACGTCAGTGGGACGCATCCCGACCGGGCCGCGTGGCAGCGGCAGTTGAGGCGTGCGGCCGCTCGCGTGCAGTGGGACCCCGAGCGGGATCTGCGCCTGCGACCGCTGCCCTACCGTGCGCTGCAACTCGGTCTGTCCGGTGAGGCCGTGCGGCGCTACGCGGACGAGTGGACGGTCGCCATCCGGGACGTGACACCGCTCGCGCACGAGATCCGGGCGCTCGTCAGCGGAGGTGACCTGGACTCCGCCGCCCGGCTGCTGCCCCGGGAACGCCCGTACCCGCTGGGAGTCGGACTGGACGGAGCCCTTGCCCACCTGCGGGGATGA
- a CDS encoding DUF3885 domain-containing protein — protein sequence MSTDDDVSTPLAALWRERRPSGPPVAHTFRSTYADRWVRFHSLPGSKRYPEFEDEYAIVLHRYNTVLDELFAGTEVFVVTVDWSDTPAGPAHYPEPRRTLHPSGVHWWTESNEDDPDPEFHTHTRLYTDRRPWQHGCVDELLRAVADDTLAEVFVTDTGLQRIHHPYDGGADVILTTAAERDHLRAKHTDWLSSQPSGL from the coding sequence ATGAGCACCGACGACGACGTATCGACACCGCTCGCGGCGCTGTGGCGGGAACGGCGGCCGTCGGGTCCGCCGGTCGCCCACACGTTCCGCAGTACGTACGCGGACCGCTGGGTGCGGTTCCACAGCCTGCCCGGTTCGAAGCGGTATCCGGAATTCGAGGACGAGTACGCGATCGTGCTGCACCGGTACAACACCGTCCTCGACGAGTTGTTCGCCGGCACAGAGGTGTTCGTGGTGACCGTGGACTGGTCGGACACCCCGGCCGGGCCCGCCCACTACCCGGAACCGCGCCGGACACTCCACCCCAGTGGCGTCCACTGGTGGACCGAGTCGAACGAGGACGACCCCGACCCGGAGTTCCACACCCACACCCGTCTCTACACCGACCGGCGCCCGTGGCAGCACGGCTGCGTCGACGAACTGCTGCGCGCCGTCGCCGACGACACACTCGCCGAAGTGTTCGTCACCGACACCGGCCTTCAGCGCATCCACCACCCGTACGACGGTGGCGCCGACGTCATTCTCACCACAGCCGCAGAACGCGACCACCTTCGCGCCAAGCACACCGACTGGCTGTCCAGCCAACCGTCCGGCCTCTGA